One window of Klebsiella quasivariicola genomic DNA carries:
- a CDS encoding PTS sugar transporter subunit IIB, which yields MYKIMLCCSAGMSTSLLVRKMVEAAKERDLPVQIDAYGVSEFDMQFPQYQVVLLGPQVKYMLKTLSEKAASLNIPVQPIDTMDYGMQRGDNVLNYALSLIPAAH from the coding sequence ATGTACAAGATTATGCTGTGCTGCTCTGCCGGGATGTCCACCAGTCTGCTGGTCAGAAAGATGGTGGAGGCGGCGAAGGAACGTGACCTGCCGGTGCAGATTGATGCCTATGGTGTTTCCGAATTTGACATGCAGTTTCCGCAGTATCAGGTGGTGTTGCTTGGCCCCCAGGTGAAATACATGTTGAAAACCCTGTCTGAGAAAGCGGCTTCCCTGAACATTCCCGTTCAGCCCATCGATACGATGGACTACGGTATGCAGCGGGGAGACAACGTCCTGAATTATGCTCTGTCGCTGATCCCAGCGGCGCACTGA
- a CDS encoding LacI family DNA-binding transcriptional regulator, giving the protein MSTINDVSRLAGVSKATVSRVLSGSRGVKEASRQAVLQAAEALNYRPNMIAQSLLSQSTGCIGVICAQDNINQTTSYLYALEKQLSQHQKHLLLRFANTSNGVMNSLEELTCGLCDNVLIIGARFPLNINRPDVVLVDCLDSEGDNSIQYDHAFAAETACHYLISQGRRQIALIHPQSSGFADQVLLGYKHALEKNFLPFNRNLVFLDNTSPSVAVQELVNNATTLNFNALLVSDELQAQRVVPQLQAFNRAVPQNVMVFSLAGSLQLPGIPTIPAIEYSMDAMASRIVNWLTEKTDNPGGSPLRGDLIIPKH; this is encoded by the coding sequence ATGTCGACAATCAATGATGTTTCACGACTTGCCGGGGTTTCCAAAGCCACGGTGTCGCGAGTGTTGAGCGGCTCACGTGGCGTGAAGGAAGCCAGTCGTCAGGCGGTACTGCAGGCGGCGGAAGCGCTCAATTACCGGCCAAACATGATAGCCCAGTCGTTGCTCAGTCAGTCCACCGGCTGCATCGGCGTCATCTGCGCCCAGGACAACATCAATCAAACCACCAGCTATCTCTACGCCCTGGAAAAACAGCTCAGCCAGCACCAGAAACACCTGCTGCTGCGCTTCGCCAACACCAGCAACGGCGTGATGAACTCGCTGGAGGAGTTGACCTGCGGATTGTGCGATAACGTGCTGATCATCGGCGCGCGTTTCCCCCTGAATATTAACCGCCCGGACGTGGTGCTGGTGGACTGCCTCGACAGCGAGGGTGACAACAGCATTCAGTACGATCATGCCTTTGCCGCCGAAACCGCGTGCCACTATCTGATAAGCCAGGGAAGACGGCAGATTGCGCTGATTCATCCGCAGAGCAGCGGCTTCGCCGATCAGGTGCTGCTGGGCTATAAGCACGCGCTGGAAAAAAACTTTTTGCCGTTTAACCGCAACCTGGTGTTTCTGGATAACACCTCACCGTCGGTGGCGGTGCAGGAGCTGGTCAATAACGCCACGACGCTGAACTTTAACGCGCTGCTGGTGAGCGATGAGCTGCAGGCGCAGCGCGTGGTGCCGCAGCTGCAGGCCTTTAACCGCGCTGTTCCGCAAAATGTCATGGTGTTTAGCCTCGCCGGATCGTTACAGCTGCCCGGTATCCCCACCATTCCGGCCATTGAATATTCCATGGACGCGATGGCGTCGCGGATCGTCAACTGGCTGACCGAGAAAACGGACAACCCGGGCGGCAGCCCGCTGCGCGGCGATTTAATTATTCCGAAGCACTGA
- a CDS encoding MFS transporter: MNHTNVVDVKAWIDARPVSRFQWNVLLLCFIIIMLDGYDAAVMGFVAPALIEDWGISRAEMGPILGAAMFGVAIGALVAGPLSDRYGRKRILLWSVALFALFSLAGAVAQSPSQLALMRFLTGLGLGAVMPNCVTLVAEYMPERRKGVMITLMYSGFNVGSGLGGFIAAGLLSHYSWHSALIFGGVLPLVVLPFMIVMLPESAMNMVARRLPGEQIARALNRLGGQFTAETVFQLNTPPITRSSKVAQLFRHGYARGTVALWLTYFMGLFVIYLLNGWLPTILRSGGLSLQQAAMMTGLFQLGGPLGGILVGMLMDRASAKAVIAATYFLGCLCLLSQGLMDFGSAALSVLIFISGMCINGAQNGLQAYSPAYYQTEIRATGVSWMHGIGRTGAILSSTLGGMLMLAVPGHSAIFLVLALPACLAGICILLHRMNHAKPRLTEAELDALSSPLEHR, encoded by the coding sequence ATGAATCACACGAACGTTGTCGATGTGAAAGCGTGGATAGATGCCCGCCCGGTCTCGCGCTTTCAATGGAACGTGCTGCTACTCTGTTTCATCATCATTATGCTGGATGGTTATGACGCTGCGGTGATGGGCTTTGTCGCCCCGGCGCTCATTGAGGACTGGGGCATCAGCCGGGCTGAAATGGGGCCGATACTCGGGGCGGCCATGTTCGGCGTCGCCATCGGCGCCCTGGTGGCGGGCCCGCTTTCTGACCGCTACGGCCGAAAACGCATTTTACTCTGGTCGGTGGCGCTGTTTGCGCTGTTCAGCCTGGCCGGCGCCGTGGCGCAAAGCCCATCACAGCTGGCGCTGATGCGTTTTCTCACCGGCCTTGGACTTGGCGCCGTGATGCCCAACTGCGTCACGCTGGTGGCGGAATATATGCCGGAGCGGCGTAAAGGGGTGATGATCACCCTGATGTACAGCGGTTTTAACGTGGGTTCCGGCCTCGGCGGCTTTATCGCCGCCGGGTTGTTATCGCATTACAGCTGGCACTCGGCGCTGATTTTTGGCGGCGTGCTGCCGCTCGTGGTGCTCCCCTTTATGATCGTGATGTTGCCGGAGTCGGCGATGAACATGGTGGCGCGCCGACTACCGGGCGAGCAGATCGCCAGGGCGCTTAACCGGCTTGGGGGCCAGTTTACGGCTGAAACCGTTTTCCAGCTCAATACACCGCCCATCACGCGGAGCAGCAAAGTGGCGCAGCTGTTCCGGCATGGTTATGCCCGCGGCACGGTAGCGCTGTGGCTGACCTATTTTATGGGGCTGTTCGTGATTTATCTGCTGAACGGCTGGCTGCCAACCATTCTCCGCTCCGGCGGGCTGTCGCTGCAGCAGGCGGCGATGATGACCGGCTTGTTCCAGCTCGGCGGCCCGCTGGGCGGGATCCTTGTCGGTATGCTGATGGATCGTGCTTCGGCGAAAGCCGTGATTGCGGCAACCTATTTCCTCGGCTGCCTGTGCCTGTTGTCCCAGGGGTTGATGGATTTCGGCTCGGCGGCGCTGTCGGTGCTGATTTTCATCAGCGGGATGTGCATTAACGGCGCGCAGAACGGTCTGCAGGCCTATTCGCCAGCCTATTATCAAACCGAGATCCGCGCTACCGGTGTCAGCTGGATGCATGGTATCGGCCGTACCGGGGCTATTCTCAGCTCCACGCTGGGTGGGATGCTGATGCTGGCGGTGCCGGGACATTCCGCGATCTTTCTGGTGCTTGCGCTGCCGGCCTGCCTGGCGGGCATCTGTATTTTGTTGCACCGTATGAATCACGCTAAGCCTCGACTCACAGAGGCAGAACTGGACGCTTTGTCATCCCCCCTGGAACACCGATAA
- a CDS encoding gallate dioxygenase produces the protein MANILGGIAVSHTPTIGFAVDHHKQQDPAWSPIFQSFEPLQRWLEEKKPDALVYIFNDHVTAFFFDHYSTFTLGIDSQYDVADEGGGPRCLPPVQGNAALSRHIGASLMADEFDMSFFMDKKLDHGLFSPLSALLPWDEAQGWPTAVIPLQIGVLQFPVPSARRCYKLGQALRRAIESFPEDLNVAIVATGGLSHQVHGERCGFNNPDWDAQFVDMLVNDPEKLTEMTLGEYAELGGMEGSEVIMWLVMRGALSANVTETWRDYYLPSMTGIATLILENNARLPPVDTLTRHRQHMAQQLAGVEKLPGTYPFTHERSLNGLRLNRFLHRLIEPAWRERFLQSPQSLYAEAGLSEEEQQLLNARDWRGLIQYGASFFLLEKMGAVVGVSNLHIYAAMRGQTLEAFQQTRNQQVTYSVAGKR, from the coding sequence ATGGCTAACATTCTCGGCGGTATCGCCGTCTCTCATACCCCGACTATCGGCTTCGCGGTCGATCATCATAAACAGCAGGACCCGGCGTGGTCGCCGATCTTCCAGAGCTTCGAACCGCTGCAGCGCTGGTTGGAGGAGAAAAAGCCGGATGCGCTGGTGTACATCTTTAATGACCATGTGACCGCCTTTTTCTTCGATCACTATTCGACTTTTACGCTGGGAATCGACAGTCAATATGATGTTGCCGATGAGGGCGGCGGACCACGCTGTCTGCCGCCGGTCCAGGGCAATGCGGCGCTCTCAAGGCACATTGGCGCCAGCCTGATGGCCGATGAGTTTGATATGTCGTTCTTTATGGATAAAAAGCTCGACCACGGCCTTTTCTCGCCGCTTTCGGCGCTGTTGCCCTGGGATGAAGCGCAGGGATGGCCGACGGCGGTGATCCCGTTACAGATCGGCGTGCTGCAATTTCCGGTACCGAGCGCGCGTCGTTGTTACAAACTCGGTCAGGCGCTGCGCCGGGCGATTGAAAGCTTCCCGGAAGATCTCAATGTGGCGATTGTCGCGACCGGCGGCCTCTCGCATCAGGTTCATGGCGAGCGCTGCGGATTTAATAATCCCGACTGGGATGCTCAGTTTGTTGACATGCTGGTTAATGACCCGGAAAAGCTCACCGAAATGACCCTTGGCGAATATGCCGAGCTAGGGGGGATGGAGGGGTCCGAAGTGATCATGTGGCTGGTGATGCGCGGCGCGCTATCAGCCAATGTCACCGAAACCTGGCGCGACTATTACCTGCCGTCGATGACCGGTATCGCCACGCTGATCCTTGAGAACAATGCGCGCCTGCCTCCCGTCGATACCCTGACGCGCCATCGCCAGCATATGGCGCAGCAGCTGGCCGGGGTGGAGAAACTACCGGGAACCTATCCTTTTACCCACGAGCGCAGTCTGAATGGTCTGCGGCTTAACCGTTTCCTGCATCGGCTGATTGAGCCTGCCTGGCGCGAACGTTTTCTGCAGTCGCCTCAGTCGCTTTATGCCGAAGCCGGACTGAGTGAGGAGGAACAGCAACTGCTTAACGCGCGCGACTGGCGGGGATTGATTCAGTATGGCGCCAGTTTCTTCCTGCTGGAGAAAATGGGCGCGGTGGTCGGCGTATCCAACCTGCATATTTACGCCGCGATGCGCGGGCAGACGCTGGAAGCGTTTCAGCAAACGCGCAACCAGCAGGTAACCTACTCGGTGGCGGGTAAACGTTAA
- a CDS encoding LysR family transcriptional regulator: MLKRKHDKIINIMQLRFFCQVALRGSVSRAADDLFRTQSAITRAIRDLEAALNVTLFERHYSGMVPTEYGKCILPRARRAIDDLQAIPALLQKHHTRSSGPLADAGWLFNTRRLAIFIQLYHVNHTQTVAQQLGITQPAVSAALKVLEKGADSALFRRTPEGVRPTPAAELLYPPVSRALNELENIWSDLAARRGVLEGSVRIGALPLSRTRLLPSAIAAFLAQHPGITLMTNESPYESLVADMRAGNIDFIIGALRQDEDLPDLCSEALFEEDMLILLRNNHPLLRHPDPRSQLATAQWVLPRANAPARHLLDKAFVTLGQPLPQPTVETGDAAMVRGLLQDSDMLAAVSASQMRFETDNGLLSVLPVPLPDTTRRIGLTFRAGSLPSPATQALLRFIYQQVQDGTA; encoded by the coding sequence ATGCTGAAGAGAAAGCACGATAAAATTATAAATATCATGCAGCTGCGCTTTTTCTGTCAGGTCGCGCTGCGCGGCAGCGTCTCGCGTGCGGCCGATGACTTATTCCGCACGCAGTCAGCAATAACCCGGGCGATCCGCGACCTTGAAGCCGCGTTGAACGTCACGCTGTTCGAACGCCATTACAGCGGCATGGTGCCCACCGAGTATGGCAAGTGCATCCTGCCGCGCGCCCGGCGGGCGATTGACGACCTGCAGGCCATCCCGGCGCTGTTGCAGAAACACCATACCCGCAGCAGCGGCCCGCTGGCGGACGCCGGCTGGCTGTTCAATACCCGCCGGTTAGCCATTTTTATTCAGCTCTATCACGTCAACCATACCCAAACCGTCGCGCAACAGTTGGGGATCACCCAGCCGGCGGTCAGTGCCGCGCTGAAGGTCCTGGAGAAAGGGGCGGATTCGGCGCTATTTCGCCGGACGCCAGAAGGGGTGCGCCCCACGCCCGCCGCGGAGCTACTCTATCCCCCGGTGAGCAGAGCGCTCAACGAGCTGGAAAATATCTGGAGCGATCTCGCCGCCCGTCGCGGGGTGCTGGAGGGTAGCGTGCGCATTGGCGCCCTGCCGCTGAGCCGGACCCGGCTACTGCCCTCCGCCATCGCCGCCTTTCTGGCCCAGCACCCGGGCATCACCCTCATGACCAATGAAAGCCCGTATGAGTCGCTGGTCGCCGATATGCGGGCAGGTAATATCGATTTTATTATCGGCGCCCTGCGCCAGGATGAAGATCTCCCGGACCTCTGTAGCGAAGCGTTATTCGAAGAGGATATGTTGATTTTACTGCGTAATAACCACCCGCTGCTGCGCCATCCGGATCCGCGCAGCCAGCTGGCGACCGCGCAATGGGTGCTGCCGCGCGCCAACGCGCCGGCGCGCCATTTGCTGGATAAGGCGTTTGTCACCCTGGGGCAGCCGCTGCCCCAGCCGACGGTGGAGACCGGGGATGCGGCAATGGTGCGAGGATTGCTGCAGGACTCCGACATGCTGGCGGCGGTATCCGCCAGCCAGATGCGTTTTGAGACAGACAATGGGCTGCTCAGCGTGTTGCCGGTCCCCCTGCCCGATACCACCCGGCGTATCGGGCTGACGTTTCGCGCCGGCAGCCTGCCCTCCCCGGCGACGCAAGCGCTGTTGCGTTTTATTTATCAGCAGGTTCAGGACGGAACCGCTTAA